Part of the Bifidobacteriaceae bacterium genome is shown below.
GTCGAGCTCTTCCCAATCCGGGCCGGACACGCCGCTCCGCTTCTGATCCGGGAAGTACATGCGCACAATCCTCTCAAACCCCAACTTGGCGGGCGTGAAACCCGGCTCGCCGGCGGCCATCGCACGCTGGATCGCGCCGTCTATCCTGATCTGCTCCTCGGTCTGCCCCGCCTCCAGCTTGGACTTCCCCTTTTTCAGTTCGGCCGCCGCGCCATCGGATCGTAACTGGTACTGTTTGCCGTCGAAGTGGCGGGAGATCTGATCTGTCTTGTGGTTGTGCAGGAAGTACTTCTGAGGCGGCACGGGCACCCGCCATTCTTTGGGGTAGGCGTCGGGCCAAACCACCCGCCGAACGTAGGTCTGCCACTCACTTTCGAGGTGGTAGCCCAGGTTCGGGGCACTGCGGATCTCGCTGGCTCCGTTCACCATCCGCTCGATCGTCTGCGGTGTGTAGCCCCGCCGCGCCTGCACCAGCACCCAGTCGCGTGTGACGTTTCCGTTCTTGAGGAACGCCCGCGTGATCGCGCCTTCGCCGACCTCGTCCAGCATCTTGATCGCGAGGCCCTTCGGAACCCAACCGCCCAGTCCGTAGCGGCCGACCAGCCTAATCGTGTTGATGGCCTCCGTCGACCTCGGATCCGCGCGCAGCAGCGCCCTGGCGTTGTCGAGGCTCTTCTGTGTAAGCCTGAGGGCTTTGCCGGTGTCGCCGATGATCGGCCAGATCCCGACCAGCGAGATCGTCACGTCCACGAAGCGACCGTGCACCAGATTCGCCAGGGCGTCTTCAAGGTCGCGAACCACCGGGAAGCCGAAGCCGCCGAGTATCTGCCCCACCAAGTACGGCCAGCCCTCCGGGGAGCAGAAGCCCCACAAGCCGACCGTGTCCCCGCACAGCGCGCCCCGCAGGACCAGGCTGGTGAACTGCGCCCAGTCGTAGTCGATCTCCTTGACGAGGGGGTCGCGTCCGTCACCGGAGTTGAACGAGTCGATTTCGGCACGGTCCTTCATGCCGTCCAAGTCGGTGTTGTCCCACATCTCGGTGGTGCCGTTGTCGGCTTCCTCGCCGCCGTTCACGCCGTCGTGATCGTGGTCCGGGTCCCAGGGAAAGAGGTACTCGCTGACCTCGAACAGGTCGTCCAGGCCGTCGCCGTCGGTGTCAGCCTTGGTCGGGTCGGAGGTCATTCGGTAGGCGGTGCCCCGCCCGAAGGCGTGGCCGGGGCTGGGTTGGTAGCCCATTTCCTCGCCGTCGCTCAACCCGTCATGGTCGGTGTCCGCCGAATATGGGCTGGTGCGGAATACTTGACCGCTTGAGCTGAGCATCCCCGCCTCCTCTGCGGCGTCGCTCAGGCCGTCACCGTCAATGTCGACGTAGCCCATGATCTCGTCCAGGTTGGTCTTGAAAACTGGAATGAGGTCGTCGGCGCTGTCAGCAAGGAAGAATCGGCCACCAGTCTGTGTGGCGATCTCGTCTAGCAACGCCTCGTCGGTGGCCTGTCCCAGCCCGACTGTGTACACGGCGACGTCCGCCTCTTGTGCCTCCCGTGTCAGCGCCCGGTCGTAGTCGCCCTCGCCATCGGTCAGCAGCACGATCGCCCGGTCGATGGTGAACGCCTCGTCCAGGCTATGGGGCCTCAAGGCCGTGATCGCAAGACGCATCCCGGCGGTCAGATTGGTGCCTCCGGCCTGGCCAACTCCCGCCAGCGATGCCTTCGCCGCCGCTTTGTTCGTGCTCAGGAGAGCCAACCACCTCGCGGTGTTGGCAAACGCGACGACCCCGACCTCGTCGTTTTCGCCCAACGCGTCTATGAGCGCCTTCGAAGCCTCGACCCGCAACCTGTCCGGGTCGTTGTCCGCCATCGAACCGGAGGAATCCAACACCAGTATGACTTCCAGCGTTCTCTGCCCGGTTGGGTCGTCCACGTCGCCGGTGCCGAACTCCTGGTCCCAGATCGCGGTGAATTCGGCGACGTCCACCACCACGAACGGGGAGAAGTCGCCGACTTCTGCGGTGACGGTGCCGGCCGACCAGTCGACCACCTGGTTCGGGGGCACATCAAGCGTGCTGGACTCCTCGTCGAAGTGGAGCAAAGCGACTTCCAAGCCGACGGTCGAGGCGTCGAACCCGACTGTCAAGACGCCGGTTACCCCTTCGGGGGCGTGCACCGCGAACGCGCCCGAAAGCTGTCCCGGCACGCCCCGGAGCCTTACATCATCCGAGGGCGTCAACCTGGTCTCCAACAGTGCGACAGCCGGGCCCGTCGCCTCCAGCGACACGGGAGGCTGGTCCAGCGACAACGTGATGGTGAACAGGTCCTCGCCGTCGCCGGTCCTGTCCCCGTCGGTGTCGGGATTGGCCGGGTCGGCGCCGACCCTCCGCTCGTCGCCGTCCCTCAACCCGTCGCCGTCGCTGTCCGCCGACAGTGGGTCCAAGCCCAGGGTTACCTCATCGCC
Proteins encoded:
- a CDS encoding VWA domain-containing protein, producing MATVSLTPATAAPQPDGDDPERGCTIIGTTSADVLKGTDGDDVICGGGGADTIKAGAGDDVIYGDAGGDTIHGGTGNDVILGGDGGDTIRGEDGQDVIHGEAGGDTVYGGADNDLIYGGDGGDTLWGDAGDDTIFGEAGADTVRGGDGNDLIIDTGKADTLWGDAGDDRIVAGEGADSVKGGAGDDLLIGGPGDDSLYGDTGTDACAGGPGSNAYYSCERRVDAGDLGGVEGDLDGDGMPDVAEVRAGSDPLARDTDGDGIEDAAEFGVGTWPTDADSDSDGIGDLEEDADEDGLTSAQEIAAGTSGVNYDTDADGLSDGDEVTLGLDPLSADSDGDGLRDGDERRVGADPANPDTDGDRTGDGEDLFTITLSLDQPPVSLEATGPAVALLETRLTPSDDVRLRGVPGQLSGAFAVHAPEGVTGVLTVGFDASTVGLEVALLHFDEESSTLDVPPNQVVDWSAGTVTAEVGDFSPFVVVDVAEFTAIWDQEFGTGDVDDPTGQRTLEVILVLDSSGSMADNDPDRLRVEASKALIDALGENDEVGVVAFANTARWLALLSTNKAAAKASLAGVGQAGGTNLTAGMRLAITALRPHSLDEAFTIDRAIVLLTDGEGDYDRALTREAQEADVAVYTVGLGQATDEALLDEIATQTGGRFFLADSADDLIPVFKTNLDEIMGYVDIDGDGLSDAAEEAGMLSSSGQVFRTSPYSADTDHDGLSDGEEMGYQPSPGHAFGRGTAYRMTSDPTKADTDGDGLDDLFEVSEYLFPWDPDHDHDGVNGGEEADNGTTEMWDNTDLDGMKDRAEIDSFNSGDGRDPLVKEIDYDWAQFTSLVLRGALCGDTVGLWGFCSPEGWPYLVGQILGGFGFPVVRDLEDALANLVHGRFVDVTISLVGIWPIIGDTGKALRLTQKSLDNARALLRADPRSTEAINTIRLVGRYGLGGWVPKGLAIKMLDEVGEGAITRAFLKNGNVTRDWVLVQARRGYTPQTIERMVNGASEIRSAPNLGYHLESEWQTYVRRVVWPDAYPKEWRVPVPPQKYFLHNHKTDQISRHFDGKQYQLRSDGAAAELKKGKSKLEAGQTEEQIRIDGAIQRAMAAGEPGFTPAKLGFERIVRMYFPDQKRSGVSGPDWEELD